CCAATGTCTACACACAATGTCCGAATATAAGTACCTTTTGAACATAAGGCCCGGAAGGATATATCGGTGGTCTCACCCTGAGTCTCAATCCCAGTGAGTTCGAGCTCATAGATTGTGACCTCACGGCTCTTACGCTCTACCGTCTTACCTTCACGAGCAAGCTCATAAAGACGTTTGCCGTCTACCTTTACCGCAGAATACATGGGTGGTACCTGTGAGATCGTGCCCAGAAACTGCTCAAGCACCTGTTGAACCTGTTCCTGTGTTACTTCCACAGTCGTTTCAGCCCGCTCAATGACTTCCCCTGTCATATCCTCTGTGTCAGTAGACAGTCCCAATCTCAGCGTAGCCAGATATTCCTTCGGAAGCTCCTGCATGTACTCCACCACACGTGTCGCCCGTCCAAGACAGAGCGGCAGAACGCCTGTAACTTGTGGGTCAAGTGTGCCCGTATGCCCAATGCGCTTCATTTTGAGAATGCGACGCATTTTGGCTACAACATCATGAGAAGTAAATCCCGCCGGTTTATATACCGGAAGTACACCTTCAAATGGCTTTACCATTGTGAATTCACCTGCTTCAGCACTTTTGCGATAATATCATCAAGTCTGCCTTCCAGACGACATCCGGCTGCGAGCACATGCCCGCCTCCGC
The nucleotide sequence above comes from Paenibacillus sp. W2I17. Encoded proteins:
- the truB gene encoding tRNA pseudouridine(55) synthase TruB; protein product: MVKPFEGVLPVYKPAGFTSHDVVAKMRRILKMKRIGHTGTLDPQVTGVLPLCLGRATRVVEYMQELPKEYLATLRLGLSTDTEDMTGEVIERAETTVEVTQEQVQQVLEQFLGTISQVPPMYSAVKVDGKRLYELAREGKTVERKSREVTIYELELTGIETQGETTDISFRALCSKGTYIRTLCVDIGRQLGYPSTMVQLERTISAGISADRCLRIEEVEQLMADGTLAEALIPVDEAIASIPAHKVGEEQTKGALQGQKLSARLLEPPVEQPGLLRLYAQDGTFLGIFERDELKPTVRAVKVFLPE